CAACGATGCCGTGCAGCATACGACCGCGATCTGGAACGAACGGCTGGTCGATCTGGCCGATCGCCGTGCGTGGTGGGAGGACAAGATCGCCAAAGGGCATCCCGTGCTCGTGGCCGAACGCGGCGGCGAGATTCTGGGCTATGCCACCTATGGGCAATGGCGCGTGATCGACGGCTTCCGCGCCACGATGGAACATTCGGTCTATGTCCGTGCGGACCGCCCCCGGTCGGGAACCGGCACCGCGCTGATGGGGGCCTTGATCGACACGGCCAAGGCGCGCGGCGTGCATGTCCTGATCGCCTGCATCGAGGCGGAGAATGCCGCCTCCATCGGCCTGCACGGCAAGCTCGGCTTTCGCACCGTCGGCACCTTCCGCGAGGCGGGGCGCAAGTTCGACCGCTGGCTCGATCTGACCTGCATGGAGCTGCCTTTGACCGGGGCTTGACCGGGCGCCTCCGTTCACTATGGTAGATATATATCCATCATAGTGAACAAGCCCGAGGATGCCATGCCCCGCCAGATCCGCCTCAACGCGTTCGACATGGCCTGCCCCGGCCATATCCAGCAGGGCCTGTGGACCCATCCGGACGATCAATCCACCCGGATGAACGACATCCGCTACTGGACCGAGCATGCCCAGCGCCTCGAACGGGGGCTGTTCGACGGCATCTTCTTTGCCGATATCCTCGGGGTCTATGACGTGTTCGGCGGCGGGCCGGGGGATGCGCTGCGCGGCGGGGTGCAGGTTCCGGCCAACGACCCCTCGCTCATCATTCCGGCGATGGCGGCCGTCACCCGGCATCTGGGCTTCGGGGTGACGTGCAACCTGACCTATGAGCAGCCCTTCCTGTTCGCGCGCCGGATGTCCACGCTCGATCATCTGACGGGCGGGCGGATCGGCTGGAACATCGTGACCGGCTATCTCGATAGTGCGGCGCGGGCCATGGGGATGAAGGGCCAGATCGCCCATGACGACCGCTATGACCTTGCCGACGAATACATGCAGCTCGTCTACAAGCTGTGGGAAGGGTCATGGGACGATGACGCGGTGGTCATGGACCGGGCGCGCGGGCTGTTCGCCGATCCCGCCAAGGTGCGCGCGATCCGCCATCACGGGCCGCAATATTCGGTGGAGGCGATGCATCTCTGCGCCCCCTCGCCGCAGCGCACGCCGGTTCTCTATCAGGCCGGATCGTCCGACCGGGGGCGCAGATTCGCGGCGGAACATGCCGAATGCATCTTCCTCAACGGTCAGAAGAAGGACGACGTGCGCGCGATCATCGCCGACATCCGCGCCCGCGCCGCCGCGAACGGGCGCAGCGCCGAGAGCGTGCAGCCCTTCCTCGGCGCGACGCTGGTGATCGGCCGGACCGAGGCCGAGGCCCAAGAGAAATTCGCCGAGTACCGCCGTTATGTCAGTTCGGACGGGGCGCTGGTGCATGCGGCGGCATCGCTCGGCATCGATCTGGCGCGCTTCGACCTGGACGAGCCGATCGAGACCGGCCGGGGCGAGGCCATCCAATCCAACATCGACATCGTGGCCAAGGCCGCCGGCCCGCGTTGGACCCGCCGCAAGCTTTTGGAGCAGATGGTGCTGGGCAGCCGTCAGGCCCCCTGGGTCGGATCGGCCGAACGGATCGCCGACACCCTGATCGGCTGGAGCGAGGAGACCGGCGTTGCCGGCTTCAACCTGTCGCGCACCGTCAGCCCCGCCGGGATCGAGGATGTGATCGACCTGCTGATCCCCGTCCTTCAGGAAAAGGGCGCCTACAAGACCTCCTATGCCGAAGGGACCTACCGCGAGAAGCTGTTCGGCCATGCCCGCCTTCCGGCCGAGCATCCGGCGGCGCGGCATCGCGGCACCGCTTGACGGGCGATCCCCATAGGGGGCTGGTATGGACCGGCCGCAGGGGCCATACCGGCCCCCGGCAGCGAAGGGACACGGACGCGATGACCATACCGGATTTTCAGGGCAAGCGCGGCGCGCTGGTGCTTCTGCTCATCGCGCAGGTGCTGGCGATGAGCGTCTGGTTCTCCTCGGCGGCGGCGATCGCCGACATCAAGCGCCACTATACCTTCGGCGTGGGCGGCGAGGCGCTGCTGACGAGCGCGGTGCAGATCGGATTCGTACTGGGAACGATCCTGTCGGCGCTCCTGGCGCTGGCCGACCGGTTCGATCCGCGGCGGCTCTTCGCGCTGTCGGCCGGGGTCGCGGCGGCCGCGACGGCGGCGCTGACGGTGATGGACCCGGTCGGCCCCGCCGTCATCGCGCTGCGCATCCTGACCGGGGTCTGCATGGCGGGCGTTTATCCCGTGGGCATGCGGCTGGCCGCCACATGGGCGCGGGGGGATGTCGGCCTGCTGATCGGGCTTCTGGTCGGGGCGCTGACCCTCGGATCGGCAAGCCCGCATCTCTTGGCGGCCTTCGGCGGGCTTGGCTGGCGGTCGATCTATGCGGCAGCGACCATCGCTGCGATCTGCGCGGCGGTGCTGATCGGCTTCGTGCGGATCGGGCCGAACATGAAGCGCGCGACCCGGATCGACCTTGGCCGCCTGTCCGAAAGCTGGCGGCGCCCGGCGGTGCGGAAGGTCAATCTCGGCTATCTCGGCCATATGTGGGAGCTGTATGCCATGTGGACATGGCTGGGGCTGTTCCTGAACCAGTCCTTCACCGCCCGCGGGATGGAGGGGGCGACCGTCAAAGCCGCCGCCCTGACCTTCGCCACCGTGGCGGCGGGCGCGGTGGGATCGTGGCTGGGCGGGGCGCTGGCGGATCGCCATGGGCGCAGCACGGTCACGCTGGGGGCGATGGCGATCAGCGGCACCTGCGCGGCGCTGGCGGGCTGGCTGTTCTTGGCGCCACTGCCGCTTCTGATGGCGGTGATGATCGTCTGGGGCATCACGGTGATCGCGGATTCGGCGCAATTCTCTGCCTCGGTGACGGAACTGGCCGAACCTGAATCGATCGGCACCCTGCTGACGGTACAGACCTGCGCCGGTTTCCTTCTGACATTGGCCAGCATTCAGGCGGTGCCCTTGGTGCAGGCCCATCTGGGCTGGACCGGGGCCTTCAGCATGCTGGCGATCGGGCCGTTCCTCGGCTGCATCGCCATCTGGCGTCTGCGCCGCGACCCGGAGGCCGGCCGCCTTGCGGGCGGCCGGGCCTGATCACGGAAGATCCGCGCGCAGCCATTTGAACAGCGAGATGACCGACATCGCAAGGATCGGCACCAAGGGCACGGCCACCACCACCGAGGCCGATTGCAGCGCCGACAGCGTGTCCTTCCCGCCGACATAGAGCAGCGAGAGCGCGACCGCCGCCAGCACCAGCGCCCAGACGCAGCGGTGCCAGCGGGCCGGTTCGTGGCGCATTCCGTCATCCTCGCTCGCCACGGCGGCAAGGGTATAGGCGGAGCTGTCCATCGTCGTGGCCCCGAAGATGAAGGCCAGCACCACGAAGGCCAGCACCAAGAGCCCGCCCACGGGCAGGATCCGGTCGCCCAATGCCCGGACGACGGCGATGATCGCCTCGGGGGCGCGGCCGTCGGCGATCATCGCCGACACATCCAGCGTCCCGTCCATCTGGAAGAACATCGCGCTGTTCCCAAGCACGATGAAGAACAGCCAGCACCCGATGGAGCCGGCCACCAGCTCGGCGAGGATCAGTTGCTTGAACGTCCGCCCGCGCGAGATGCGGGCCGCGAACAGGCCCATGAAGGGCGCATAGGCGATCCACCACGCCCAGTAGAACATCGTCCACCCTTCCGAGAAGGTGCCCGCCGCATCGACATAGCTGTCGCCCGCAGCAGTGGCGGCGATGACATTGCCGGCCTTCACCACAGGATCAGTGTTGAAGCTCATGGTGAAGAAATGCTCGAACATCATCCCGAGGGAGTTGGTGAACATGTCCATCTGGAACATCTTCGGCCCGAACAGGAACGCGCAGGACAAAAGCCCCGCCACCAGCCAGACGTTGATATCCGACAACAGGCGGATGCCCCGGTTCAGCCCGGTATAGACCGACACGCCGAACAGGACGCCCCAGATGCAGATCACCGCGGCATCCAGCGCAAAGCTGCGCGCGATCCCCAGAAGATCGGCGATCCCCGCCGAGAGCATGGGCGTGCCGAGGCCGATCGTCGTGCTGATCCCGCCGATGAGGCCGAACATGAACAGCACGTCGATGACCTTGCCCAGCGGACCATCCACCGCCCGCCCGATCACCCCCGAGCAAGAGGCCGAAAGCCGCGTGCTCGGCTGCGCGCGGTTCCACAGCGCATATCCCAGCGGCAGCGCGGGTAGGCAGTAGATCGCCCAAGCCGCAACGCCCCAGTGAAAGAGCCCATACGCCCCGGCCCATTCGAGGGCGGTCTGGCTGCGCGGCTCGGCGCCGAAGGGGGGGCCGGCATAGTAATAGGCCCATTCGATCGTGCCCCAATACATCACGCTCGAGCCGATACCGGCGCAGAACAGCATTCCGATCCAGCTGAGGGTCGAAAACTCCGGCCGCGCCGCAGGCCCGCCGAAGCGCACCTGCCCGTACCGACCGAAGGCGAGATAGAGCAGGATGGCGATCGCGCAGATCGCCGACCACAGGAACATCCAGCCGATGGTCTTGGTGATCCATGACAGGGCGACGCCCAGCACGGCCTTTCCTTCCGCAGGCCACAGGACCAGCGGCGTTGCGAACATCAGGATGGCGATGAACGCCATTCCGAAGATGACCTTGTCCACTCTCGGATCAGGAGCGTTCGCTCTGTCCATGTCGTGTACTCCCATGTTGGTTCTTATCTTGTGATGGGTGCCGATGGCACACGACGTTGGCGTGCCATGTCTGCGAGGGACGGCCCCGAGGGCCGCCCCTGCCGGCCGCGCCGGGCATCAGCCCTGCGCGTTCGAGAAGCGGTAGATGATGTTGTCGAAGCTGCTTTCGGCGAAACCATAGGCAAAGCGCAGCCCGTCCGGCCCCGCCAGCACGGCATGTTCGGCATTGCCCGGCACATAGAGGGCAACCCCTTCGGCGATGGGATGCAGCACGCCGTCGATCGTGACGGTGCCCGCGCCGCTCAGCCCGAAATAGAACTCGGCGGCGTCGTGGCGGTGGGGGGGCAGCGTACCCTCCGGGCCGTATTCCGCGATGCCGAGCACGAATTCCGGCGTCTCCCGGTCCGCGCGCCCCATCAGGGTGCGCCATGTGACGGTGCCGAAAGCGGGATCTTCGCCGCCCTCCAGCTCCACATCCTCGGCCCGGACGGAAAAGGCGGTCCGCGGCGCGGGGGGGACGGGGAGGAATCCCATGCCGTCCAAAACAATGTCAGTCTGGGCCAATTCTGACGTAACAATAGGCTGCATTCGCGTTGCCTTTCCCTGTTCTCTATGCCACAGGGATTTTCCTATTGCTGGCCCCGAGATCCGACAATCTTCATAAACCGTTCGCGATTATGCGCAGGGGTTATGATGATCTCCTCAGGGCTTCCCTTCTCCGGATTGACGGCCTTTCGCGCGGCGGCGTTCCACAGAACGCTCGTCAAGGCGGGGGCATCGCTGAACGTGTCGCAGCCCGCGATCAGCCGTAGGCTGAAGGAGCTGGAGCAGTATCTGGGCTGCCAGCTCTTCGACCGTTCCACCAAGCCGATCTCGCTCACCCCCGATGGGCGCGAGCTGCTAGAGGCGCTGGAGCGGGGCTTCGGCGCGATCGAGAGCACGTTGGAGCGGGTGCGCTTTCGCACCAACGCCCCGACCATCACCGTCACCGGGCCGACGGGCTTTCTGAACTACTGGTTCATGCACCGGCTCGATTCCTTTCACGAGGCGTTTCCGCGCATCAACGTGAAGATGATCGACAGCAACGCCAACGACACGGCCAAGCCCGGCGATATCGACATCCGCTTTCTCGACCCGCTGGCCGCGCGCGAACAGGGCGAAGGCGGGGTGCCGGTATTCGACGAATCCGTCTTTGCCGCGGCAAGCCCGCTCTATCTGGAACGCACGGGGGTCAGCACGCTGAACGTCGATGCGGCCGATCATGTGTTCCTATCGGTCGATGCCGGGGACCGCTGGTACAGTTGGCACACCTTCTTCGGGCAGATGGGGGCCAAGGCCTATGCCCCGGCCCGCCAGTTCGAGTTCAATTCCTACTCGCTTCTGGTGAATGCCATGCTGGCCGGGCATGGGATCGGCCTTGCATGGGATGGGCTGCTGGATTCCTATTTCCAAAGCGGCGCGCTGGTCCGGCTCAGCGATACGCAGGTGTCCACCCGGCGCGGCTATTACCTCTTCTTGCGCGAAGACGCGGACCCCGAAGCTGCCGAGGTGGCGGACTGGATCCTTGCCGCATCCGAGGCGCAGCGCCGTCCCCGGACGCTGGCCCCGGCGGGCGGGGCCCAGCTTGCGCCCGCCGGCCCCGTCTGAGGGGTCAGTCCTCGATCCGCAGGCCGATCTTGCCGATATGGCCCTTTTGCAGAAA
This DNA window, taken from Falsirhodobacter algicola, encodes the following:
- a CDS encoding cupin domain-containing protein; translated protein: MGFLPVPPAPRTAFSVRAEDVELEGGEDPAFGTVTWRTLMGRADRETPEFVLGIAEYGPEGTLPPHRHDAAEFYFGLSGAGTVTIDGVLHPIAEGVALYVPGNAEHAVLAGPDGLRFAYGFAESSFDNIIYRFSNAQG
- a CDS encoding LLM class flavin-dependent oxidoreductase — translated: MPRQIRLNAFDMACPGHIQQGLWTHPDDQSTRMNDIRYWTEHAQRLERGLFDGIFFADILGVYDVFGGGPGDALRGGVQVPANDPSLIIPAMAAVTRHLGFGVTCNLTYEQPFLFARRMSTLDHLTGGRIGWNIVTGYLDSAARAMGMKGQIAHDDRYDLADEYMQLVYKLWEGSWDDDAVVMDRARGLFADPAKVRAIRHHGPQYSVEAMHLCAPSPQRTPVLYQAGSSDRGRRFAAEHAECIFLNGQKKDDVRAIIADIRARAAANGRSAESVQPFLGATLVIGRTEAEAQEKFAEYRRYVSSDGALVHAAASLGIDLARFDLDEPIETGRGEAIQSNIDIVAKAAGPRWTRRKLLEQMVLGSRQAPWVGSAERIADTLIGWSEETGVAGFNLSRTVSPAGIEDVIDLLIPVLQEKGAYKTSYAEGTYREKLFGHARLPAEHPAARHRGTA
- a CDS encoding MFS transporter — encoded protein: MTIPDFQGKRGALVLLLIAQVLAMSVWFSSAAAIADIKRHYTFGVGGEALLTSAVQIGFVLGTILSALLALADRFDPRRLFALSAGVAAAATAALTVMDPVGPAVIALRILTGVCMAGVYPVGMRLAATWARGDVGLLIGLLVGALTLGSASPHLLAAFGGLGWRSIYAAATIAAICAAVLIGFVRIGPNMKRATRIDLGRLSESWRRPAVRKVNLGYLGHMWELYAMWTWLGLFLNQSFTARGMEGATVKAAALTFATVAAGAVGSWLGGALADRHGRSTVTLGAMAISGTCAALAGWLFLAPLPLLMAVMIVWGITVIADSAQFSASVTELAEPESIGTLLTVQTCAGFLLTLASIQAVPLVQAHLGWTGAFSMLAIGPFLGCIAIWRLRRDPEAGRLAGGRA
- a CDS encoding BCCT family transporter, which encodes MDKVIFGMAFIAILMFATPLVLWPAEGKAVLGVALSWITKTIGWMFLWSAICAIAILLYLAFGRYGQVRFGGPAARPEFSTLSWIGMLFCAGIGSSVMYWGTIEWAYYYAGPPFGAEPRSQTALEWAGAYGLFHWGVAAWAIYCLPALPLGYALWNRAQPSTRLSASCSGVIGRAVDGPLGKVIDVLFMFGLIGGISTTIGLGTPMLSAGIADLLGIARSFALDAAVICIWGVLFGVSVYTGLNRGIRLLSDINVWLVAGLLSCAFLFGPKMFQMDMFTNSLGMMFEHFFTMSFNTDPVVKAGNVIAATAAGDSYVDAAGTFSEGWTMFYWAWWIAYAPFMGLFAARISRGRTFKQLILAELVAGSIGCWLFFIVLGNSAMFFQMDGTLDVSAMIADGRAPEAIIAVVRALGDRILPVGGLLVLAFVVLAFIFGATTMDSSAYTLAAVASEDDGMRHEPARWHRCVWALVLAAVALSLLYVGGKDTLSALQSASVVVAVPLVPILAMSVISLFKWLRADLP
- a CDS encoding GNAT family N-acetyltransferase gives rise to the protein MADTLRIRDAEADDLPVILSIYNDAVQHTTAIWNERLVDLADRRAWWEDKIAKGHPVLVAERGGEILGYATYGQWRVIDGFRATMEHSVYVRADRPRSGTGTALMGALIDTAKARGVHVLIACIEAENAASIGLHGKLGFRTVGTFREAGRKFDRWLDLTCMELPLTGA
- a CDS encoding LysR family transcriptional regulator, translated to MTAFRAAAFHRTLVKAGASLNVSQPAISRRLKELEQYLGCQLFDRSTKPISLTPDGRELLEALERGFGAIESTLERVRFRTNAPTITVTGPTGFLNYWFMHRLDSFHEAFPRINVKMIDSNANDTAKPGDIDIRFLDPLAAREQGEGGVPVFDESVFAAASPLYLERTGVSTLNVDAADHVFLSVDAGDRWYSWHTFFGQMGAKAYAPARQFEFNSYSLLVNAMLAGHGIGLAWDGLLDSYFQSGALVRLSDTQVSTRRGYYLFLREDADPEAAEVADWILAASEAQRRPRTLAPAGGAQLAPAGPV